In Candidatus Manganitrophaceae bacterium, the following proteins share a genomic window:
- a CDS encoding carbon monoxide dehydrogenase, whose protein sequence is MVKYRVEVGPEAYLPPSAACAGVVLPDPGQALIAGEVVHEDVGMEEAARRFLSAKIPTIFPGPLVLWNWNEKSVKKATAIKAMYDELKAHNPEALLIPMPDYRPKYPKINPEVEINPNHPNLTIWHNKIDVCMFVGVHCHQANLSLKIIRGGTNCYTIAMCAQAGHEDAMLTFRDATPDKIWMLVEAIKDVKKTL, encoded by the coding sequence ATGGTAAAATATCGCGTAGAAGTCGGACCAGAGGCCTATCTGCCCCCGTCGGCTGCATGTGCCGGTGTGGTTCTTCCCGACCCCGGGCAGGCACTTATTGCGGGTGAGGTCGTCCATGAAGATGTGGGAATGGAGGAGGCCGCAAGGCGTTTCCTTTCCGCAAAGATCCCGACCATCTTCCCCGGTCCACTTGTCCTCTGGAACTGGAACGAAAAATCTGTAAAAAAGGCGACCGCAATCAAGGCCATGTATGATGAATTAAAGGCCCATAATCCAGAGGCGCTTCTTATTCCGATGCCCGACTACCGGCCTAAATATCCCAAGATCAATCCAGAGGTTGAAATCAACCCGAATCACCCGAACTTAACCATCTGGCATAACAAGATTGACGTCTGTATGTTTGTGGGGGTTCATTGCCATCAGGCCAATCTCTCCTTGAAGATTATCCGAGGCGGGACGAACTGCTATACGATTGCAATGTGTGCTCAGGCAGGCCATGAGGATGCAATGCTCACATTTCGAGACGCCACGCCAGACAAGATATGGATGTTGGTCGAAGCAATTAAGGACGTCAAGAAAACCTTATAA
- a CDS encoding bifunctional nuclease family protein, translated as MNIPLKVHSVITDPNTEAQIVILKDPQNMELLPIWVGLTEGNAIRLAMEGVAPPRPLTHDLLSDLLKSLHVTMDKVLIHDVNDGTYFATLYLIPKKIKDMKDSGQFTPNENNEELTVDARPSDAIALALRMGVPIYVTEEVLHKKGAENLDAWLEKLKPKDFGPYDA; from the coding sequence TTGAATATTCCACTAAAAGTCCATTCGGTCATTACAGATCCGAACACGGAGGCTCAGATTGTCATTCTGAAGGATCCCCAAAATATGGAGCTTCTGCCAATATGGGTCGGTCTCACGGAAGGGAATGCCATCCGTCTTGCGATGGAAGGCGTCGCCCCGCCCAGACCGCTGACGCATGACTTGCTGAGTGACCTTCTGAAGTCTCTACACGTTACAATGGACAAGGTTCTGATTCATGACGTCAACGACGGCACTTACTTCGCAACGCTTTACCTTATTCCCAAAAAAATAAAAGACATGAAAGACTCGGGACAATTCACCCCAAACGAGAACAATGAGGAGTTGACCGTTGATGCCAGGCCGAGCGATGCCATTGCCCTGGCGCTTCGCATGGGGGTCCCGATCTATGTAACGGAAGAAGTGTTGCATAAAAAGGGGGCAGAAAACCTCGATGCCTGGCTCGAAAAACTGAAACCCAAAGATTTCGGCCCTTATGATGCCTAG
- the rplM gene encoding 50S ribosomal protein L13: MKTVSYNPADIQRKWFVVDANGKVLGRMASQIAAILRGKHKPVFTPNQDLGDHVIVLNAGKVVMTAGKAAKKKYYHHTGYIGGIKETTAEKLLKEKPERLVTKAITGMLPKTKLGKAMAKKLRVYAGGEHPHEAQQPQSLQF, encoded by the coding sequence ATGAAAACGGTATCATATAATCCAGCAGACATACAACGGAAATGGTTTGTCGTTGACGCCAATGGAAAGGTTCTCGGAAGAATGGCATCTCAGATCGCGGCAATACTCCGTGGGAAGCACAAACCCGTATTTACACCGAATCAGGATCTTGGCGACCATGTTATTGTCCTGAATGCGGGAAAGGTCGTCATGACCGCCGGAAAAGCGGCGAAGAAGAAATATTACCATCATACCGGCTATATCGGTGGAATAAAGGAAACGACGGCTGAAAAATTGCTCAAAGAAAAACCCGAACGTCTGGTGACAAAAGCGATCACGGGAATGCTTCCAAAAACAAAACTGGGCAAGGCGATGGCAAAGAAGTTAAGGGTCTATGCCGGAGGGGAACATCCCCATGAGGCGCAGCAACCGCAGTCGTTACAATTTTAA
- the rpsI gene encoding 30S ribosomal protein S9, translated as MTGTAHYIATGKRKQAIARVQLEPGEGKIVINGRPSDEYFPRHAWQFLLQQPFQITETVGQYNTRVNVKGGGLTGQAGAVRHGISKALLELTPDLRGSLKKEGLLTRDPRVKERKKCGQPGARKKFQYSKR; from the coding sequence TTGACGGGGACGGCACATTATATTGCGACAGGGAAACGAAAACAGGCGATCGCGCGTGTACAGCTTGAGCCGGGAGAGGGGAAGATCGTCATCAACGGCAGGCCGTCGGATGAATATTTCCCGAGGCATGCCTGGCAGTTCCTGCTGCAGCAGCCTTTTCAGATCACAGAAACGGTCGGTCAGTACAATACCCGTGTTAATGTAAAGGGGGGAGGCCTTACGGGACAAGCGGGTGCGGTACGGCACGGCATCTCCAAGGCCCTTCTGGAATTGACCCCTGATTTAAGAGGGAGTCTTAAAAAAGAGGGCCTTTTGACCCGTGACCCCAGAGTGAAAGAACGGAAAAAATGCGGACAGCCGGGAGCCCGTAAAAAGTTTCAGTATTCCAAGCGCTAA
- a CDS encoding ferredoxin oxidoreductase, with protein sequence MDTKSLVGTYNKKGQKIVEPEYMLFEAPRTQEFMTGSEVVKEGIRRASVDVSIAYPITPQSEAAALVGELYVEGYVGEYFRGENEFAVMSECAGASFGGARVFTTTSGPGTLRAYENFPMWAGSRLPILINVMVRGVNSPLSIQPDTLEMGMILETGMLIWHAETAQEFLDFLLAGFIVAEEPDVHIPIAVCIDGFFVSHTKDMVMLPPADITLTPYDPYRSPVPCMDMEVPPIRMMRDPFVMKSNYISYATHASWQQEVRAACERSRKHTIRLIGGLIEEERTDADILIVSSGTAVAQGREAVRLLADEGIRVGIVKIKTIRPFPHEELRQATKNAKLIFVPEFNVAGWMAREIKAILPDNERVIAGPHVCGGMTMPPEVIVKEIKKVLAGRKEAVHG encoded by the coding sequence ATGGATACAAAATCTCTCGTAGGTACCTATAACAAGAAAGGCCAGAAGATTGTTGAGCCGGAGTATATGCTGTTTGAGGCACCCAGAACACAGGAATTCATGACCGGGAGCGAGGTCGTGAAGGAGGGGATCCGAAGAGCAAGTGTCGATGTCTCTATTGCCTACCCGATTACGCCACAGAGTGAGGCCGCCGCGCTTGTCGGTGAGTTGTACGTGGAAGGCTATGTGGGCGAATACTTCAGGGGTGAGAATGAGTTTGCCGTGATGTCAGAATGCGCCGGTGCCTCATTCGGGGGCGCACGTGTCTTTACCACGACCTCCGGACCTGGAACCTTGCGTGCTTATGAAAACTTCCCGATGTGGGCAGGTTCTCGTCTTCCGATCTTGATCAATGTGATGGTTCGCGGTGTCAATTCCCCTTTGAGTATTCAGCCGGATACCCTTGAGATGGGAATGATTCTCGAAACAGGCATGTTGATCTGGCATGCTGAGACGGCCCAGGAGTTCCTGGATTTCCTCTTAGCCGGCTTTATTGTGGCAGAAGAACCCGACGTCCATATTCCGATTGCGGTTTGTATCGACGGGTTTTTTGTGAGCCATACGAAAGATATGGTCATGCTCCCGCCCGCCGACATCACCCTAACCCCCTATGATCCTTATCGCTCGCCGGTCCCTTGTATGGACATGGAGGTGCCTCCCATCCGAATGATGCGGGACCCTTTTGTGATGAAGAGCAACTACATCAGCTACGCGACCCATGCCAGCTGGCAGCAGGAGGTTCGGGCCGCGTGCGAGCGTTCGCGAAAACATACGATTCGCCTCATAGGCGGACTGATCGAAGAAGAAAGGACCGATGCCGACATCCTGATCGTCTCATCTGGAACAGCGGTCGCCCAGGGCCGGGAAGCAGTTCGACTCCTGGCCGATGAAGGCATCCGGGTGGGTATCGTCAAGATCAAGACCATTCGGCCCTTTCCGCATGAGGAACTTCGCCAGGCGACCAAGAATGCAAAATTGATTTTTGTGCCGGAATTCAACGTTGCCGGATGGATGGCGCGGGAAATCAAGGCGATCCTTCCAGACAATGAACGCGTGATTGCAGGTCCACATGTCTGCGGCGGGATGACGATGCCTCCCGAGGTCATCGTGAAAGAGATCAAGAAGGTATTGGCAGGAAGAAAGGAGGCCGTTCATGGATAA
- a CDS encoding bifunctional nuclease family protein yields the protein MLIQMKVRGLIFDPYNNAYIVILRDEENMEVLPIWVGKPEANAIGLALEGIFTPRPMTHDLIKNVLDAIDAKVISIVVTDLNDNTYFSKTHLIYKDSEFTIDSRPSDAIALALRVEAPIFATGGVIKKQSSQELDRWLENLKPEDFGKYDT from the coding sequence ATGTTGATTCAAATGAAGGTGCGGGGCCTGATCTTTGATCCCTATAACAATGCTTACATTGTGATCTTGCGGGATGAAGAGAACATGGAAGTGCTGCCCATCTGGGTCGGAAAACCTGAGGCGAACGCGATTGGTTTGGCTCTGGAAGGCATCTTTACACCGCGGCCGATGACCCATGACCTTATTAAAAATGTCCTTGATGCCATTGACGCGAAGGTCATCAGCATCGTTGTGACAGACCTCAATGACAATACCTACTTCTCAAAGACACACTTAATATATAAGGACTCAGAATTCACAATAGATTCCAGGCCCAGTGACGCAATTGCCTTGGCTTTGCGGGTGGAGGCCCCTATTTTCGCGACGGGGGGGGTCATCAAGAAACAGAGTTCTCAGGAATTAGATCGCTGGCTTGAAAATCTCAAACCGGAAGACTTTGGAAAGTACGATACTTGA
- a CDS encoding ferredoxin oxidoreductase yields MDKIKINDEFFDIMPPEYQELVEEATYGKEDRGWKDVGVAKELIEEHSLCAGCPESIAFRYVLACLPNPQDTVMVGSTGCTSLVFPHVAIHNIHSLFGNQNAVASGLKRTLALRFPDKVKDVVVLAGDGATVDIGLDMTLQSWFRQEKFTTICFDNELYANTGGQESGLMQKGFVGKMAPAGKKFDKVPLPEIARDSGCHYVAMMTVSKPNRVEKAIRNAILVAREIGPTYIQLYTPCILEIGKQMMEGLQEMRDSEGPGKRFEFKEYISDEAKVFLDEVDAERKAKKKALRAARA; encoded by the coding sequence ATGGATAAGATTAAGATTAATGACGAGTTTTTCGATATTATGCCGCCGGAATACCAGGAGCTGGTGGAAGAAGCGACCTATGGAAAAGAAGACCGGGGATGGAAAGATGTCGGCGTGGCCAAGGAGCTTATCGAAGAGCATTCGCTCTGCGCGGGATGCCCGGAGTCGATTGCGTTTCGGTATGTCCTGGCCTGTCTCCCTAATCCGCAGGATACCGTCATGGTCGGGTCAACCGGCTGTACCAGCCTGGTTTTCCCCCATGTGGCGATTCACAACATCCACTCACTCTTTGGGAATCAGAATGCCGTTGCCTCTGGACTGAAGAGGACGCTTGCCCTTCGCTTCCCTGACAAGGTTAAAGATGTTGTTGTCCTCGCAGGGGATGGCGCAACGGTCGATATCGGCCTGGACATGACACTGCAGTCGTGGTTTCGTCAGGAAAAATTTACGACAATCTGCTTTGACAACGAACTTTACGCCAATACGGGTGGTCAGGAGAGCGGCCTGATGCAAAAAGGTTTTGTCGGGAAAATGGCCCCGGCCGGGAAAAAGTTCGACAAGGTCCCCCTTCCTGAAATCGCGCGGGACTCCGGATGTCACTATGTTGCGATGATGACGGTCAGCAAGCCGAATCGCGTAGAGAAGGCCATCCGGAACGCCATCCTGGTAGCGAGGGAAATCGGCCCAACCTATATTCAGCTCTATACGCCGTGCATTCTCGAGATTGGAAAGCAAATGATGGAAGGGTTGCAGGAGATGCGGGATTCCGAGGGTCCCGGAAAGCGCTTCGAATTCAAGGAATATATTTCCGACGAGGCGAAGGTCTTCCTGGATGAAGTGGATGCCGAGAGGAAGGCGAAGAAAAAAGCCCTTAGAGCAGCACGAGCCTGA